One Tunturibacter gelidoferens genomic region harbors:
- a CDS encoding GyrI-like domain-containing protein: MNIQQHSGFYVVGVAARTHNAAEKNGKGKIGEIWHTLLRDNLAAKIPNKLGIDLIAVYTDYEAGRDGYYTYLLGLPVSSIHNIPAKFVAKHVPGGRYAVVTSSRGPVTRVVPEIWDRICSMSAGELGGSRSFRADYEVYDQRSTDPEKAQIEVYVGLR, encoded by the coding sequence ATGAATATCCAGCAGCACTCCGGCTTCTACGTGGTAGGCGTAGCGGCGCGCACGCATAATGCGGCTGAGAAGAATGGCAAGGGAAAGATCGGGGAGATCTGGCATACCCTGCTGCGAGACAATCTCGCCGCGAAGATCCCGAACAAGCTTGGGATTGATCTGATCGCGGTGTATACCGACTATGAAGCCGGCCGTGACGGTTACTACACCTACCTTCTTGGATTGCCTGTCTCTTCCATTCACAACATACCCGCGAAGTTCGTCGCGAAACATGTTCCCGGAGGCCGCTACGCAGTTGTTACGTCGAGCAGAGGGCCTGTGACACGGGTGGTTCCGGAGATATGGGACCGGATCTGTTCTATGTCGGCCGGCGAATTAGGTGGCTCGCGATCCTTCCGTGCCGACTACGAGGTTTACGACCAGCGTTCGACCGATCCGGAGAAGGCCCAGATCGAAGTGTATGTCGGTCTTCGCTAG
- a CDS encoding GNAT family N-acetyltransferase → MTVSESTSSSRLRVGGATVRKAKLPDAVNIFDLVNSLSGDGTLLRRNYAEICENIRDFAVAESPVDGDSGGVFLGCGALHLYGPHLAEVRSIVVKPEAKGQGAGGRLLRALLEEAEEQKVTAVCLFTRIPDFFFHFGFRVVDRTTLPDKIYKDCQTCPRLYACDEVAMVRGPLPKIAVLGPSRIAQPELVKLQTGVIPQAD, encoded by the coding sequence ATGACCGTGAGTGAATCCACCTCCTCATCCCGCCTCCGCGTAGGCGGCGCAACCGTGCGCAAGGCCAAGCTCCCTGACGCCGTCAACATCTTCGATCTCGTCAACTCCCTCTCCGGCGACGGCACCCTCCTCCGCCGCAACTACGCCGAGATCTGCGAGAACATCCGCGACTTCGCCGTAGCCGAATCCCCCGTCGATGGAGACTCAGGCGGCGTCTTCCTCGGCTGCGGAGCACTCCACCTCTACGGCCCCCACCTCGCCGAAGTCCGCTCCATCGTCGTCAAGCCCGAAGCCAAGGGCCAGGGCGCAGGGGGCCGTCTCCTCCGCGCCCTCCTTGAAGAAGCCGAAGAGCAAAAGGTCACCGCCGTCTGCCTCTTCACCCGCATCCCCGACTTCTTCTTCCACTTCGGCTTCCGCGTAGTCGACCGCACCACCCTGCCCGACAAGATCTACAAGGACTGCCAGACCTGCCCGCGCCTCTACGCCTGCGACGAGGTAGCCATGGTCCGCGGCCCCCTACCCAAAATCGCGGTCCTCGGCCCATCACGCATAGCCCAGCCAGAACTAGTCAAGCTCCAAACCGGCGTAATCCCCCAAGCAGACTAA
- a CDS encoding ABC transporter ATP-binding protein, giving the protein MQGNSTEPFLHLAHVNVARGDSVVLHDINLSVNAGEHIAILGPNGCGKSTLIKTITCKCYPLVQPEMKVRIFGRERWDLTELKKRLGVVSAELPGKQTLQTTGRDAVITGFFSSSTLWPNLVVTEAMRASAEEVLGQIDAVGFAEKLVGEMSAGQQRRIMIGRALVASAGMLLLDEPSNALDLAAQAELRGLLRRLAEQGTGIMLITHHIADIPPEIDRILMMREGRIVADGSKAELLTAERLSDLFKTEVQLSERDGFYHAW; this is encoded by the coding sequence ATGCAAGGAAACTCAACAGAACCTTTTCTTCATCTCGCTCATGTCAATGTAGCCCGCGGAGATAGTGTCGTTCTTCACGACATCAACCTGTCGGTTAATGCGGGGGAACATATAGCGATTCTCGGCCCGAACGGATGTGGCAAGTCGACGCTGATCAAGACCATAACGTGCAAGTGTTATCCGCTGGTGCAACCGGAGATGAAGGTGAGAATCTTTGGGCGCGAACGGTGGGATCTAACGGAGTTGAAGAAGCGGCTCGGGGTTGTTTCTGCGGAGTTGCCAGGGAAACAGACGCTACAGACTACGGGGCGCGATGCCGTGATTACTGGCTTTTTTTCGAGTAGTACGCTGTGGCCGAATCTTGTGGTGACGGAGGCTATGCGGGCTTCTGCGGAGGAGGTGTTGGGGCAGATTGATGCGGTGGGGTTTGCGGAGAAGCTGGTGGGAGAGATGTCGGCGGGGCAGCAGAGGCGGATTATGATTGGGCGGGCGCTCGTGGCGTCGGCGGGGATGTTGTTGTTGGACGAGCCTTCGAATGCGCTGGATCTGGCGGCTCAGGCGGAGTTGCGAGGGTTGTTGCGAAGGTTAGCGGAGCAGGGGACTGGGATCATGCTGATTACGCACCATATTGCGGATATTCCACCGGAGATTGATCGGATTTTGATGATGCGGGAGGGGCGGATTGTGGCGGATGGGTCGAAGGCGGAGCTGCTGACCGCAGAGAGGCTGAGTGATCTGTTTAAGACGGAGGTTCAGCTTTCGGAGCGGGATGGTTTTTATCACGCTTGGTGA
- a CDS encoding radical SAM protein has protein sequence MSTLLPILPPNDLLHDKERLSPAAQQAEEEKNRMRRYFEKPESDAHLAAIAAHEPVCLYLETTNRCNLLCTTCPRTYEELEPEADMPWELFTSLIDQYPNIARVVLHGIGEPMLVKDIAQRVKYLKDRNIYVLFNTNGTLLTKANGRALIEAGLDELRVSLDAAESEVFQMVRGKDFFDKIVANVKNFTRLQRELDAPKPRVSLWLTGLRETVDQLPNFVRLAHSIGVTEVYLQRLVFFDVPMDEHSLARAESALFEHTTEREEALIREAESVAQELGVMFSASGAVDPGESIKMQRSDSPWSLCRRPWSLMYITANGRVLPCCIAPFSMKGYGSFTLGDATQSSLREIWNGAEYQHFREGLLTSAPPPACVNCGLRWSL, from the coding sequence ATGAGTACACTTCTTCCGATTCTTCCTCCCAACGACCTGCTCCATGACAAGGAGAGGCTTAGCCCCGCGGCGCAGCAGGCTGAGGAGGAGAAGAACCGCATGCGCCGGTACTTCGAGAAGCCTGAGTCGGACGCACATCTTGCTGCGATCGCCGCTCACGAGCCGGTTTGTCTTTACCTCGAGACGACGAACCGATGCAATCTGCTGTGCACGACCTGCCCGCGCACCTACGAGGAGCTGGAGCCCGAGGCCGATATGCCGTGGGAGCTTTTCACGTCTCTCATCGATCAGTATCCGAATATTGCGCGGGTTGTGCTGCACGGCATCGGCGAGCCCATGCTAGTCAAGGACATTGCTCAGCGAGTGAAGTATTTGAAGGATCGAAACATCTATGTTTTGTTCAACACGAATGGGACTTTGCTCACGAAGGCGAATGGGCGGGCTCTCATTGAAGCGGGTCTGGATGAGCTTCGCGTGTCACTCGACGCCGCGGAGTCTGAGGTCTTTCAGATGGTTCGCGGCAAGGACTTCTTCGACAAGATCGTTGCTAACGTCAAAAATTTCACGCGACTGCAGCGCGAGCTTGATGCTCCCAAACCGCGCGTGTCATTGTGGCTAACTGGTCTGCGTGAGACGGTGGATCAGCTACCTAATTTTGTGCGTCTGGCCCACTCTATCGGGGTGACCGAGGTTTATCTACAGCGGCTGGTATTCTTCGATGTCCCGATGGATGAACACTCTCTCGCGCGTGCGGAGTCGGCGCTCTTTGAACACACTACCGAGCGAGAAGAGGCTTTGATTCGTGAGGCTGAATCGGTTGCTCAAGAACTCGGTGTGATGTTCTCTGCATCCGGCGCAGTCGATCCTGGCGAGTCAATCAAGATGCAGCGCTCAGATAGTCCGTGGTCCCTGTGCCGTCGGCCCTGGTCGCTGATGTACATCACGGCGAACGGGCGTGTGCTGCCGTGCTGCATCGCGCCTTTCAGCATGAAGGGCTATGGCAGCTTCACTCTGGGTGATGCTACGCAGAGTAGCCTCCGCGAGATATGGAATGGGGCGGAATATCAACATTTCCGCGAGGGCCTTCTGACCAGCGCTCCGCCGCCGGCCTGTGTCAATTGCGGACTTCGCTGGAGCCTTTGA
- a CDS encoding glycosyltransferase family 2 protein — MQPTISVIIPALNEAESIGHVVSEMPWQLIAECIVVDNGSSDETAAVAEAAGARVVRSPRGYGAACKAGGEAALSTSVILVYMDGDGSDVIADLPRLVGPIEANEADFVLGSRIRGTREAGSMLGSQVFAAHLVSTLLRLFQGVHYTDMGPFRAIRRTSLNGLQMSELTYGWNLEMQIRAAQNKLRIREIPVDYRKRMGGTSKVSGDVRASMKAAIRILKVLFRAGLSRKLS; from the coding sequence ATGCAACCAACAATTTCTGTCATCATTCCGGCGCTGAATGAAGCCGAGTCGATCGGGCATGTTGTCTCCGAGATGCCCTGGCAACTCATTGCCGAATGCATCGTCGTCGACAACGGGAGCTCCGATGAGACTGCCGCTGTTGCGGAGGCGGCAGGCGCGCGCGTCGTTCGATCTCCGCGTGGATATGGAGCTGCCTGTAAAGCGGGCGGCGAGGCGGCACTTTCCACGAGCGTTATTCTGGTCTACATGGACGGCGATGGATCCGACGTTATTGCGGACCTGCCACGACTGGTGGGTCCGATAGAGGCCAACGAGGCGGACTTCGTTCTCGGCTCGCGAATTCGCGGCACGCGTGAGGCGGGATCTATGCTCGGTTCGCAGGTCTTCGCTGCACATCTGGTCAGCACTCTTTTGCGTCTCTTTCAAGGCGTGCACTATACCGACATGGGGCCCTTTCGTGCAATTCGTAGAACGTCACTCAATGGGTTACAGATGTCGGAGCTGACCTACGGATGGAATCTAGAGATGCAGATTCGCGCTGCTCAGAACAAACTTCGCATTCGGGAGATTCCAGTCGATTATCGTAAACGCATGGGCGGAACCTCCAAAGTTTCGGGTGATGTGAGAGCGAGTATGAAAGCTGCGATTCGCATCCTCAAGGTTCTGTTTCGCGCGGGTCTTTCGCGCAAACTGAGCTAG
- a CDS encoding cytochrome P450 → MTVVALDIHPGRSKRFPAGPSFLPRFLTGRMFRQTAVESMVESARRYGDLVHYTVFGRHIYQLNHPELIEDFLIKDAGKHHRGIVMQRSKTVLGEGLLTSEEPLHMRQRRLAQPAFLRHRIANYGEVIGENAAAISQSWKPGSIRDVHEDMLELALRIVGKCLFDLDVQSHEEVKKVSAAVDAFMGFLPLAILPFSEQIQRLPLPAMRRIRKGQADLDTIIYGMIRERRQSPGDRGDLLSMLIEAVDTEGSSGRMSDQQVHDECLTIMLAGHETTANALSFALWLLAKYPEVQTRLYEEARMVLGDRAPTAADYSRLPYATQVFSETMRLYPPVWVIARSCVEPYDIAGYAIAKGAILIAPQFVVHRDERFYPDPLRFDPERFAVDKKETVRSRPRFAFFPFAAGSRQCIGEGLAWMEGVLSLATIARDWRLSLPSGAPAQIAVNPAISLRPKHGVPLLMERRG, encoded by the coding sequence ATGACAGTAGTTGCGCTCGATATTCATCCAGGACGCTCGAAGAGATTTCCTGCTGGCCCCTCGTTTCTTCCAAGGTTTTTGACAGGCCGCATGTTTCGACAGACAGCGGTTGAGTCTATGGTGGAGTCTGCGCGGCGTTACGGAGACCTTGTCCACTACACCGTCTTTGGTCGCCATATCTATCAACTGAATCATCCTGAGCTTATTGAGGATTTTCTTATCAAGGACGCGGGCAAGCATCACCGCGGGATCGTGATGCAACGGTCAAAGACTGTTCTAGGAGAAGGGCTGCTGACCAGTGAAGAGCCACTGCACATGCGTCAGCGAAGGCTTGCGCAGCCGGCGTTTTTGCGTCATCGAATCGCGAACTATGGAGAGGTGATTGGAGAGAATGCTGCCGCGATTTCACAAAGTTGGAAGCCTGGTTCGATTCGTGATGTGCATGAAGATATGCTCGAGCTGGCGTTGCGGATTGTCGGCAAGTGCCTCTTCGATCTGGACGTTCAGTCGCACGAAGAGGTGAAGAAGGTTTCGGCTGCGGTAGATGCGTTCATGGGGTTTCTTCCGCTGGCCATACTGCCATTCTCGGAACAGATTCAGCGATTGCCGCTGCCTGCCATGAGGCGGATACGGAAGGGACAGGCGGACCTCGATACGATCATTTACGGAATGATCCGTGAGCGACGCCAGTCGCCGGGGGATCGCGGCGATCTACTCTCGATGCTGATTGAGGCGGTCGATACGGAAGGATCCAGTGGCCGCATGTCGGACCAGCAGGTGCATGATGAGTGTCTGACGATTATGCTGGCGGGGCACGAGACCACTGCGAATGCGCTGAGCTTTGCGCTGTGGCTGCTCGCCAAGTACCCGGAGGTGCAGACGCGTTTGTATGAAGAAGCCCGTATGGTTCTCGGAGATCGTGCGCCGACAGCAGCCGACTACTCCCGTCTTCCTTATGCTACTCAGGTTTTTTCCGAGACGATGCGGCTTTATCCACCGGTCTGGGTGATTGCCCGTAGCTGTGTCGAACCTTATGACATCGCCGGCTATGCAATCGCCAAGGGAGCTATTCTTATCGCGCCTCAGTTCGTCGTCCACCGCGATGAGCGTTTTTATCCGGATCCACTTCGATTTGATCCTGAGCGTTTTGCAGTGGATAAGAAGGAGACTGTAAGGTCGCGCCCGCGTTTCGCCTTCTTTCCTTTCGCGGCGGGAAGCCGGCAGTGTATCGGAGAAGGGTTGGCCTGGATGGAGGGAGTGCTTTCTCTGGCTACGATCGCCCGTGACTGGAGGCTTAGCCTGCCATCTGGAGCACCGGCTCAGATCGCGGTCAATCCTGCAATTAGCCTGCGACCGAAGCATGGAGTTCCGTTATTGATGGAACGAAGAGGCTAG
- a CDS encoding GIY-YIG nuclease family protein — MPGHEYQFWVYILSNRSHILYIGVTNNLRKRIYQHRKQAPSSFTARYKVHRLVYFERHQYVNNAIAREKELKHWTRAQKIALIESNNATWEELMPEGHA; from the coding sequence GTGCCAGGACACGAATACCAGTTTTGGGTCTACATCCTCTCCAACCGTTCACATATCCTCTACATCGGCGTCACCAACAACCTTCGCAAGAGAATCTACCAACACCGCAAACAAGCACCAAGCAGCTTCACCGCACGCTACAAAGTCCACCGGCTCGTTTACTTCGAGCGCCACCAGTACGTCAATAACGCCATTGCTCGTGAGAAGGAACTCAAGCATTGGACACGGGCACAGAAGATCGCTTTGATTGAATCGAATAACGCAACCTGGGAAGAGCTCATGCCAGAAGGACACGCATAG
- the argH gene encoding argininosuccinate lyase, whose protein sequence is MTDQSAKMWSGRFREPLDATFESWQRSFPFDWRLVPYEVEASIAHARAIEAAGILTSEELLQMEEGLRAVAKQQAEQGEAIVTANPQAEDVHHYVELELTKQIGDLALKLHTGRSRNEQIATDMRLFVREAIDNTLAGLTAWRKALIDLAESAGEATMPSYTHLQRAEPVLVAHWLLAYVTMIERDASRLTDARKRMNLCPLGSGAVAGATLTLDRTIAARALNFDAPTPNSMDATSDRDFALEFTQAIATLGIHISRFAEELTLYSTAEFGFLDLPERFSTGSSAMPQKKNPDLTELIRGKSGRLLGAATTLATLIKGLPLAYNKDLQEGQEPVFDAADTIAGILSVLPAFTASLKFRYDIMKTAAHSGYLNAMAAATYLTDKGIPFRKAHEHIGNAVRLAMGDGGLETHRELQQLTLEELRTICPQFGEDFFSAITLEATLDCHDVIGGTARPRVATALAEAKVRLTEHA, encoded by the coding sequence ATGACTGATCAATCCGCAAAAATGTGGTCCGGCCGCTTCCGCGAACCACTCGACGCCACCTTCGAATCGTGGCAGCGCTCCTTCCCCTTCGACTGGCGCCTGGTCCCCTACGAAGTCGAAGCCAGCATAGCCCACGCCCGCGCCATCGAAGCCGCAGGCATCCTCACCAGCGAAGAGCTCCTGCAAATGGAAGAAGGCCTCCGCGCCGTAGCCAAGCAGCAAGCCGAACAAGGCGAAGCCATCGTCACCGCCAACCCCCAGGCCGAAGACGTCCACCACTACGTCGAACTCGAACTCACCAAACAAATCGGCGACCTCGCCCTCAAGCTCCACACCGGCCGCAGCCGCAACGAGCAGATCGCCACCGACATGCGCCTCTTCGTCCGCGAAGCCATCGACAACACCCTCGCTGGCCTCACCGCATGGCGAAAAGCCCTCATCGACCTAGCCGAATCCGCAGGCGAAGCCACCATGCCCTCGTACACCCACCTCCAGCGCGCCGAACCCGTCCTCGTAGCCCACTGGCTCCTAGCCTATGTAACGATGATCGAGCGCGACGCCAGCCGACTCACGGACGCCCGCAAGCGCATGAACCTCTGCCCCCTCGGCTCCGGCGCAGTAGCAGGCGCAACCCTCACCCTCGACCGCACCATCGCCGCCCGCGCCCTCAACTTCGACGCCCCCACCCCCAACAGCATGGACGCAACCAGCGACCGCGACTTCGCCCTCGAATTCACCCAAGCCATCGCCACTCTAGGCATCCACATCTCCCGCTTCGCCGAAGAACTAACCCTCTACTCAACAGCCGAGTTCGGCTTCCTAGACCTCCCCGAACGCTTCTCCACCGGCTCAAGCGCCATGCCGCAAAAGAAGAACCCTGACCTCACCGAACTCATCCGCGGCAAATCCGGACGCCTCCTAGGCGCAGCCACAACACTAGCCACACTCATCAAAGGCCTACCCCTCGCCTACAACAAAGACCTTCAAGAAGGCCAGGAGCCAGTCTTCGACGCAGCCGACACCATCGCCGGCATCCTAAGCGTTCTCCCAGCCTTCACCGCCTCCCTCAAGTTCCGCTACGACATCATGAAGACCGCCGCCCACTCCGGCTACCTCAACGCCATGGCCGCCGCCACCTACCTCACCGACAAAGGCATCCCCTTCCGCAAGGCCCACGAGCACATCGGCAACGCCGTCCGCCTAGCGATGGGAGACGGGGGCCTCGAAACCCACCGCGAACTCCAGCAATTAACCCTCGAAGAACTCCGCACCATCTGCCCCCAGTTCGGCGAAGACTTCTTCTCAGCCATCACCCTCGAAGCCACCCTCGACTGCCACGACGTAATCGGAGGCACCGCCCGTCCCCGCGTCGCCACAGCCCTCGCTGAAGCCAAGGTCCGTCTCACGGAGCACGCGTGA
- a CDS encoding DoxX family membrane protein, translated as MVEELNFSDERTAYALLRIVVGVNLMMHGVSRMIAGPGEFAAKLVIQFGHAPLPAWSVWFFGLILPSIEGLFGLLILTGLRTRAALIAASLLIVVLTFGSALLQDWAAAAIQLTYALVYSILIFLHRHNGYSIDSWMEGR; from the coding sequence ATGGTTGAAGAATTGAATTTTTCTGACGAGCGCACAGCATATGCCCTACTGCGCATAGTGGTCGGCGTAAATTTGATGATGCACGGCGTAAGCCGCATGATTGCCGGCCCAGGCGAGTTCGCCGCAAAGCTAGTCATTCAGTTCGGCCATGCACCACTTCCCGCATGGAGCGTCTGGTTCTTCGGATTGATCCTGCCGTCAATTGAAGGTCTCTTTGGTCTCCTGATTCTAACCGGCCTCAGAACGCGAGCAGCGCTCATCGCGGCAAGTCTCCTCATCGTCGTGCTGACGTTTGGATCCGCACTTTTGCAGGATTGGGCCGCAGCAGCAATTCAACTGACCTATGCATTGGTCTACTCCATATTGATCTTTCTACACCGCCACAACGGATACTCGATCGACTCCTGGATGGAGGGGCGCTAG
- a CDS encoding TIGR00266 family protein has translation MQSRILGTTMPVLEFALGPNDAVISEAGELSWMTSSVQMTTHTQYAGGGGFFGAIARVAGGGSLFMTEYRAVGGPGEVAFATRVPGHIVPVEVGPGHEYLVHRHGFLCATAAIELGVGFQQSLGAGIFGGDGFLLQKISGQGIAWLELSGELVIKDLAAGETLRVHPGHVGAFQSTVAFQIQRVPGIKNMIFGGDGVFLAALTGPGRVWLQTLPISRLAHQIQEYLPKERAQQAAEGGVVGGIVGSILKGM, from the coding sequence ATGCAAAGTCGTATTCTCGGCACCACTATGCCCGTTCTCGAGTTCGCCCTCGGTCCGAATGACGCGGTCATCTCGGAAGCAGGGGAGCTCTCGTGGATGACTTCTTCTGTTCAGATGACCACGCACACTCAATACGCGGGTGGCGGCGGCTTCTTCGGGGCAATTGCGCGGGTCGCGGGCGGCGGATCGCTCTTTATGACTGAGTACAGGGCGGTTGGCGGTCCCGGCGAGGTTGCGTTCGCGACGCGAGTTCCAGGACACATCGTACCTGTGGAGGTTGGTCCGGGGCATGAGTACCTCGTTCACCGTCATGGGTTTCTCTGCGCCACCGCCGCGATAGAACTAGGGGTTGGTTTTCAGCAGTCGCTTGGCGCGGGGATCTTCGGTGGTGACGGTTTTCTGTTGCAGAAGATCAGCGGACAGGGCATCGCCTGGCTGGAGCTATCTGGGGAGCTTGTCATCAAGGATCTTGCTGCCGGCGAGACGCTGCGTGTCCATCCCGGTCATGTGGGCGCGTTTCAGTCTACCGTTGCGTTCCAGATCCAGCGGGTTCCTGGCATTAAAAACATGATCTTCGGTGGTGACGGTGTCTTTCTTGCGGCGCTTACCGGACCTGGCCGCGTGTGGCTGCAGACCCTGCCTATTTCGCGGCTCGCACATCAGATTCAGGAGTATCTGCCGAAGGAACGCGCGCAGCAGGCTGCTGAGGGCGGGGTCGTTGGCGGTATAGTGGGTTCCATCCTGAAGGGAATGTAG
- the argG gene encoding argininosuccinate synthase, whose amino-acid sequence MSVILETLPLGQKVGIAFSGGLDTSAALHWMKQKGALPYAYTANLGQPDEADYDEIPRKALEYGAEKARLIDCRAPLVREGIAALQSGAFHITTAGVTYFNTTPIGRAVTGTMLVTAMKEDDVNIWGDGSTFKGNDIERFYRYGLLVNPDLKVYKPWLDPTFIDELGGRAEMSAFMTKAGFGYKMSAEKAYSTDSNILGATHEAKDLELLTTSMKIVEPIMGTAFWRDDVVIKPEEIAIRFEEGFPVALNGKELSDPVALMLEANSIGGRHGLGMSDQIENRIIEAKSRGIYESPGLALLFIAYERLITGIHNEDTIEQYRENGRKLGRLLYQGRWFDPQAIMLREAAQRWVAKPVTGEVTIELRRGNDYSILNTASPNLTFHPERLTMEKGESTFSPRDRIGQLTMRNLDITDTRAKLITYAQSGLITLSKGSEMPQLNSSSNKE is encoded by the coding sequence TACGCCTACACCGCCAATCTCGGCCAGCCCGACGAAGCCGACTACGACGAGATCCCCCGCAAAGCCCTCGAGTACGGCGCCGAAAAAGCCCGCCTCATCGACTGCCGCGCCCCCCTCGTCCGCGAAGGCATCGCCGCCCTACAGTCCGGAGCCTTCCACATCACCACCGCCGGCGTCACCTACTTCAACACCACCCCAATCGGCCGAGCCGTCACCGGCACCATGCTCGTCACCGCCATGAAGGAAGACGACGTCAACATCTGGGGCGACGGCTCCACCTTCAAAGGCAACGACATCGAGCGCTTCTACCGCTACGGCCTCCTCGTCAACCCCGACCTCAAGGTCTACAAGCCCTGGCTCGACCCCACCTTCATCGACGAGCTAGGCGGCCGTGCCGAGATGTCCGCCTTCATGACCAAGGCCGGCTTCGGCTACAAGATGTCCGCCGAAAAAGCCTACTCCACCGACTCCAATATCCTCGGCGCAACCCACGAAGCCAAGGACCTCGAGCTCCTCACCACCAGTATGAAGATCGTCGAACCCATCATGGGCACCGCCTTCTGGCGCGACGACGTCGTGATCAAACCCGAAGAGATCGCCATCCGCTTCGAAGAAGGCTTCCCCGTCGCCCTCAACGGCAAAGAGCTCTCCGACCCCGTAGCCCTCATGCTCGAAGCCAACAGCATCGGTGGCCGCCATGGCCTCGGCATGAGCGACCAGATCGAAAACCGCATCATCGAAGCCAAGTCCCGCGGCATCTATGAGTCACCCGGCCTCGCCCTCCTCTTCATCGCCTACGAGCGCCTCATCACCGGCATCCACAACGAGGACACCATCGAGCAGTACCGCGAAAACGGCCGCAAGCTGGGCCGTCTCCTCTACCAGGGCCGCTGGTTCGACCCCCAGGCCATCATGCTCCGCGAAGCCGCCCAGCGCTGGGTCGCCAAACCTGTAACCGGAGAGGTTACAATCGAACTCCGACGCGGCAACGACTACTCCATCCTCAACACTGCCTCGCCCAACCTGACCTTCCACCCCGAGCGTCTCACCATGGAAAAAGGCGAATCCACCTTCTCCCCCCGCGACCGCATCGGCCAACTCACCATGCGCAACCTAGACATCACCGACACCCGCGCCAAACTAATCACCTACGCCCAAAGCGGCCTAATCACCCTAAGCAAAGGCTCCGAAATGCCCCAACTCAACAGCAGCAGCAACAAAGAGTGA